One segment of Thermococcus profundus DNA contains the following:
- the twy1 gene encoding 4-demethylwyosine synthase TYW1, whose translation MAITFVSNPNMPEEIANLFRKQHYALVGRHSSVKLCHWLKESIKHDRFCYKQKFYGIHSHRCLQMTPVTAWCTHNCIFCWRPMEGFLGTELPQPWDDPAFIVEESIKAQRKLLVGYKGMPNINMKKFEEAWNPRHAAISLSGEPMLYPYMGDLVEEFHKRGFTTFIVTNGTVPERLEEMKKEDKLPTQLYVSLTAPDIETYNRVNVPMIPDGWERIKETLRLMNDAQTRTVIRMTLVKGENMSNPEGYAKLIKLANPMFVEAKAYMFVGFSRNRLTINNMPRHEEIKAFAEELLKYLPGYHLEDEYEPSRVVLLMRDDVDPNGRGLNGRFVKF comes from the coding sequence ATGGCGATAACCTTCGTATCCAACCCGAACATGCCGGAGGAGATTGCTAACCTCTTCAGGAAGCAGCACTATGCCCTCGTGGGCAGGCACAGCTCCGTCAAGCTCTGTCACTGGCTCAAGGAGAGCATAAAGCACGACCGCTTCTGCTACAAGCAGAAGTTCTATGGAATACACTCCCACCGCTGCCTTCAGATGACGCCGGTTACAGCATGGTGCACCCACAACTGTATCTTCTGCTGGAGGCCCATGGAGGGCTTCCTAGGCACGGAACTGCCCCAGCCCTGGGACGACCCCGCCTTCATCGTCGAGGAGAGCATAAAAGCCCAGAGGAAGCTCCTTGTCGGCTACAAGGGGATGCCCAATATAAACATGAAGAAGTTTGAGGAGGCGTGGAATCCGAGGCATGCGGCAATAAGCCTGTCCGGCGAACCGATGCTCTACCCGTATATGGGCGATCTCGTTGAGGAGTTCCACAAGAGGGGTTTCACCACCTTCATAGTCACAAACGGCACCGTCCCGGAGAGGCTCGAGGAGATGAAGAAGGAAGACAAGCTCCCGACCCAGCTCTACGTCTCGCTGACGGCTCCAGACATAGAGACCTACAACAGGGTAAATGTCCCAATGATACCCGACGGCTGGGAGAGGATCAAGGAGACGCTCAGGCTGATGAACGACGCCCAGACGAGGACCGTTATCAGGATGACGCTGGTCAAGGGCGAGAACATGAGCAACCCCGAGGGCTACGCGAAGCTGATAAAGCTCGCCAACCCGATGTTCGTCGAGGCCAAAGCCTACATGTTCGTGGGCTTCTCGAGGAACAGGCTCACCATCAACAACATGCCCAGGCATGAGGAGATCAAGGCCTTCGCCGAGGAGCTCCTGAAGTACCTGCCAGGATATCACCTCGAGGACGAGTATGAGCCGAGCAGGGTAGTCCTCCTCATGAGGGACGACGTTGACCCCAACGGACGCGGTCTGAACGGCCGCTTTGTGAAGTTCTGA
- a CDS encoding TIGR00703 family protein — MLEGYYIVENTGVVPAERRFKFKDLKAWGYDLHLGTIDGKEAYFVSETGTREEGETYTEGGKEYHITETQKALPKNSKLLARIIIERGQPYLEFWLETEEGTYPLAKEDPRLVLHRFWTEKKFKQLDKYVVSVGLTTDFYKSKILDASVPLPYEEYPPKVRRVLREVRDFHRDLTDFGRFIFQYFGEVKKESSYRLWWLLPTIHLFDVEVSNEADKILAMLD; from the coding sequence ATGCTCGAGGGATACTACATCGTCGAGAACACTGGTGTTGTTCCAGCCGAGAGGAGGTTTAAGTTCAAGGACCTCAAGGCCTGGGGCTACGACCTCCACCTCGGAACCATTGACGGAAAGGAGGCTTACTTCGTCTCTGAGACAGGAACCAGGGAAGAGGGAGAAACCTACACCGAAGGCGGGAAAGAGTATCACATCACGGAGACGCAGAAGGCCCTTCCAAAGAACTCAAAACTGCTCGCAAGGATAATAATTGAGAGGGGACAGCCATACCTGGAGTTCTGGCTGGAGACAGAGGAGGGAACGTATCCCTTGGCAAAAGAGGATCCAAGGCTGGTTCTCCACCGCTTCTGGACCGAGAAGAAGTTCAAGCAGCTTGACAAATACGTTGTGAGCGTGGGCCTAACAACTGACTTCTACAAGAGCAAAATCCTGGATGCGAGCGTTCCACTCCCATACGAGGAGTATCCGCCCAAAGTTAGACGCGTCCTCAGGGAGGTCAGGGACTTCCACAGGGACCTAACTGATTTCGGAAGGTTCATCTTCCAGTACTTTGGAGAGGTTAAGAAGGAGTCCAGCTACCGCCTCTGGTGGCTCCTGCCGACGATACACCTCTTCGACGTCGAGGTCTCCAACGAGGCCGACAAGATTCTGGCCATGCTAGACTGA
- a CDS encoding glycerate kinase type-2 family protein — translation MNTALEAADPYEAVKRSLSFDGKDLVVKGQRFGARGRIYLLAFGKAACAMANAVADVLVERIEEGVVVTKYGYAENCPPNPRIKVIEAGHPIPDENSLLGGKLGLELARRVGPSDVLLVLISGGGSALFLLPEDGISLEDKIKTNELLLKSGARIYEINTVRKHISAVKGGKLAKKVKGTVISLILSDVVGDPLEAIASGPTVKDPTTFQDAYRILELYNVWEKLPESVRRHIERGLNGEAEETLKEDLPNVRNFIVGSGTIACEAAKKKAEELGFNAVILTTTLEGEAREAALTIGSIVREVAEHDRPLRKPAVLIAGGEWTVTITGKAGLGGPNQEFALSIARKIAGLNAVVLAVDTDGTDGPTDAAGGIVDGKTLERLEKAGIDVEEALKIHDAYYALEKVGALLKTGPTGTNVNSLVIAVIPKGL, via the coding sequence ATGAACACCGCCCTGGAAGCGGCCGATCCCTACGAGGCAGTTAAACGCTCGCTCTCCTTCGATGGGAAAGACTTGGTTGTGAAAGGGCAACGTTTCGGGGCTAGAGGTAGGATTTACCTTCTAGCTTTCGGTAAGGCCGCCTGCGCTATGGCAAATGCCGTTGCCGACGTTCTCGTGGAGAGGATCGAGGAGGGAGTCGTAGTCACAAAGTATGGCTACGCTGAGAACTGCCCACCAAACCCACGAATCAAAGTTATTGAAGCCGGCCACCCAATCCCCGATGAAAACTCCCTCCTCGGTGGGAAGCTCGGTCTTGAGCTGGCCCGACGAGTCGGACCCAGTGATGTTCTTCTCGTTCTCATCTCCGGCGGCGGTTCAGCTCTCTTCCTCCTCCCGGAAGACGGAATAAGCCTTGAGGACAAGATCAAAACGAACGAGCTCCTTTTGAAGAGTGGGGCAAGGATCTACGAGATAAACACCGTCAGGAAGCACATCTCTGCAGTCAAAGGGGGTAAGCTGGCCAAGAAGGTAAAGGGAACGGTAATAAGCCTAATCCTTTCCGATGTTGTCGGCGACCCGCTCGAGGCAATCGCTTCCGGCCCGACCGTTAAAGACCCCACCACTTTCCAGGACGCCTACAGGATTTTGGAGCTCTACAACGTCTGGGAGAAGCTCCCTGAGAGCGTTAGGAGGCACATAGAACGTGGATTAAATGGAGAAGCAGAGGAGACGCTTAAGGAGGATTTACCGAACGTACGCAACTTCATAGTCGGGAGTGGGACGATAGCGTGTGAGGCGGCCAAGAAGAAAGCTGAGGAACTTGGATTCAATGCGGTGATATTGACCACCACCCTCGAGGGCGAGGCGAGAGAGGCTGCCCTGACCATAGGTTCCATAGTTCGGGAGGTGGCGGAGCACGACAGACCCCTGAGAAAGCCCGCCGTTCTGATAGCCGGCGGCGAGTGGACGGTTACGATAACGGGCAAAGCCGGTCTCGGCGGCCCGAACCAGGAGTTCGCTTTAAGCATAGCACGGAAGATAGCGGGTCTGAACGCGGTGGTTCTGGCGGTGGACACAGACGGAACCGACGGGCCCACGGACGCCGCCGGTGGAATCGTGGACGGGAAAACTCTTGAAAGACTGGAGAAAGCAGGGATAGACGTTGAAGAAGCCCTTAAGATACACGATGCGTATTATGCCCTCGAAAAGGTTGGGGCGCTTCTCAAGACGGGTCCAACCGGAACGAACGTCAACTCTCTGGTGATAGCCGTTATTCCGAAGGGACTATAA
- a CDS encoding diacylglycerol/polyprenol kinase family protein, whose protein sequence is MNRIPRKELIRKAWHVSPGILGPPIVLFTPRWVTLIVVWSLAFLYTLQHLKLKRGWSFTVPVAGMSYEMMVRESEADNYLGSFLFWVTLGIICTVFPKLPMLAALWVSTLGDCCNAIAGMSIGGPKLPWNPKKTIVGSTTMFITSLFAIWLAHAVLGSKVDWVIAVLVALVAALLESLPVNSAYDEFTVPFGTALLLWLAYRGPLLSPTW, encoded by the coding sequence ATGAACCGGATTCCGCGGAAGGAGCTGATCAGAAAAGCCTGGCACGTCTCTCCCGGCATACTCGGGCCGCCCATAGTTCTTTTCACTCCCAGATGGGTTACCCTTATAGTCGTCTGGTCTCTGGCTTTTCTCTACACTCTCCAGCATTTGAAACTCAAGCGCGGCTGGTCTTTTACCGTCCCCGTTGCGGGGATGAGCTACGAGATGATGGTGAGGGAGAGTGAGGCTGACAACTACCTCGGCAGCTTCCTTTTCTGGGTGACCCTGGGAATAATCTGCACGGTTTTCCCGAAGCTCCCCATGCTGGCGGCCCTATGGGTCTCGACCCTCGGCGACTGCTGCAACGCCATAGCGGGGATGAGCATCGGCGGCCCAAAACTTCCCTGGAACCCGAAGAAGACCATCGTAGGGAGCACCACTATGTTCATAACTTCGCTCTTCGCTATATGGCTGGCCCACGCGGTTCTGGGCTCGAAAGTGGATTGGGTCATCGCAGTGCTTGTGGCACTCGTTGCTGCCCTCTTGGAGAGCCTGCCGGTAAATTCCGCCTACGACGAGTTTACGGTGCCCTTTGGAACCGCGTTGCTTCTCTGGCTGGCGTATAGGGGGCCATTGCTATCCCCAACCTGGTGA
- a CDS encoding M48 family metallopeptidase, whose product MNLRVRRRPVKYARIEVKPTGEVVITAPEGFDVDAMVERHRGWLEAKLEEMEGLRELAESGFPINGEFYQVIQGRKAKVHERFKTVFLSPSRGEVLSCLKRLLRKELLSLVDKYAPEMGVEPGTIYIRHQKSRWGSCSPRGNLNFNVRLVSIPPDLREYVVVHELAHLKHMNHSKAFWELVGRFYPDYRRARKELKKWWSILELNPYWRWLRERG is encoded by the coding sequence ATGAACCTGAGGGTTCGCAGGAGGCCCGTAAAGTACGCGCGCATCGAGGTTAAACCCACAGGTGAGGTTGTCATCACGGCCCCGGAGGGCTTCGACGTTGATGCTATGGTGGAGAGGCACAGGGGCTGGCTTGAGGCCAAGCTGGAGGAGATGGAAGGCCTGCGTGAGCTGGCTGAGTCCGGTTTTCCCATCAACGGCGAGTTCTACCAAGTTATTCAGGGCAGGAAGGCCAAGGTTCACGAGAGGTTTAAGACGGTGTTTCTGTCCCCCAGCAGGGGGGAGGTTCTCTCGTGCCTCAAGAGACTCCTCCGCAAGGAGCTCCTGTCCCTCGTGGATAAGTATGCCCCAGAAATGGGTGTTGAGCCCGGGACGATCTACATCCGCCACCAGAAGAGCAGATGGGGGAGCTGTTCGCCGAGGGGTAACCTGAACTTCAACGTTCGCCTTGTGTCAATCCCGCCCGACCTCAGGGAATACGTGGTCGTCCACGAGCTGGCGCATCTCAAACACATGAACCACTCGAAGGCCTTTTGGGAGCTGGTTGGTCGGTTCTACCCAGACTACAGAAGGGCTAGGAAGGAGCTCAAGAAGTGGTGGAGCATACTCGAACTCAACCCCTACTGGCGGTGGCTGAGGGAGCGGGGATGA
- a CDS encoding NfeD family protein: MKLGRIARLLLLSADEAAVGLFLLLILPSLGVRVPPAVTISLLAFLVFKDILIAPYVLRGGLEKRPEVGPETFLGREAVAMEDLTPEGTVRIGNELWRGLCLNGNVRRGEKVRVAGFRGNLLLLERPES; encoded by the coding sequence ATGAAGCTTGGAAGAATAGCCAGGCTCCTCCTGCTATCGGCGGATGAAGCGGCCGTTGGTCTGTTCCTCCTCTTAATACTGCCCTCACTGGGAGTCAGGGTTCCTCCAGCAGTGACCATCTCCCTTCTGGCGTTTCTGGTCTTTAAGGACATCCTCATAGCACCATACGTCCTGAGGGGAGGGCTTGAGAAAAGGCCTGAGGTTGGGCCGGAGACCTTTCTCGGACGGGAGGCTGTAGCCATGGAGGATCTAACCCCTGAAGGCACCGTAAGGATAGGAAATGAACTCTGGAGAGGCCTCTGCTTGAACGGAAACGTTAGGAGGGGAGAAAAAGTCAGGGTTGCTGGCTTCAGGGGAAACCTCCTACTACTGGAACGCCCAGAGTCCTGA
- a CDS encoding CoA-binding protein — MIRTMPADGLSDEEVKGILTRHRKIALVGASPKPERDANEVMRYLLEHGYEVYPVNPRYEEVLGRKCYPSVLDIPDEVEIVDLFVRPEFTMDYVEQAIKKGAKVVWFQFGTFNEEAFRKAKDAGLTAVAHRCIKQEHARLIG; from the coding sequence ATGATACGAACAATGCCAGCGGACGGGCTGAGCGATGAAGAGGTTAAGGGAATCCTGACGAGGCACAGAAAGATTGCCCTTGTGGGTGCCTCTCCAAAGCCAGAGCGCGACGCCAACGAAGTCATGCGCTATCTCCTTGAGCACGGCTACGAGGTCTACCCCGTCAACCCGCGCTATGAGGAAGTCCTTGGGAGGAAGTGCTATCCGAGCGTACTTGATATCCCTGATGAGGTCGAAATCGTTGACCTCTTCGTTAGACCAGAGTTCACTATGGACTACGTTGAGCAGGCGATAAAGAAGGGCGCGAAGGTGGTCTGGTTTCAGTTTGGAACCTTCAACGAGGAGGCCTTCAGGAAGGCAAAGGATGCCGGTTTAACGGCGGTTGCTCACCGCTGTATAAAGCAGGAGCACGCAAGGCTTATCGGATGA
- a CDS encoding PIN domain-containing protein, producing the protein MREDILLVVNTNVLFSFFGKSTTTRELVFLLSGRLISPEFALEELREHRDEIMKKAKIGEKEFEEILSVLREHIIFVNEGFYAEFIPLALKITPDKDDADFVALALKVKAPLWSNDKRLNEIEEIEVLNTKEVLGLLGIIR; encoded by the coding sequence TTGAGAGAAGATATTCTTCTCGTGGTTAACACAAACGTGCTCTTCTCTTTCTTTGGGAAATCAACGACAACTAGAGAGCTGGTGTTCCTGCTATCTGGGAGACTTATAAGTCCAGAGTTTGCGCTGGAAGAGCTTCGCGAGCATAGGGATGAAATCATGAAAAAGGCTAAGATAGGGGAGAAAGAGTTCGAGGAGATACTATCCGTTCTCAGAGAGCATATTATATTCGTAAACGAAGGCTTCTACGCCGAGTTCATACCCCTCGCACTCAAAATAACTCCCGACAAAGACGATGCCGACTTTGTGGCACTGGCCCTCAAGGTGAAGGCTCCCCTGTGGAGCAACGACAAGAGATTAAATGAGATAGAAGAGATAGAGGTGCTGAACACCAAAGAAGTTCTAGGGCTCCTTGGAATCATCCGATAA
- a CDS encoding TRM11 family SAM-dependent methyltransferase, with translation MYAVIFGKNPSLSRAEFYSFARRFDLKVRITDEYRNWLLFESKADVNRYFHWLGGSLKLVKIIGEGEEAIKELEYSRLFTVSLYGRSDWKLWRKLGSEIKREFREEGPAKFFKPAKTYAMPAELILKGFPDVKDFVFLFREDGSFLVGETVKVTDPFELKKLDVERPVQKPILSIPPRLARIMVNLTEVRKGAFLDPFCGIGTVVQEFVLQGLSAYGSDRDKGQIKAAKKNLAWLRKEFHLKNSAHLEVCDARKLKRCFRKRFDAIVTEPYLGKPLKRHPSRGEAIKLANELDRFYYSVFESFADVLKRNGKVVFVFPAYKLSGGGIYRKERKWLGNLGFEVLGKYLDYEERHRLVRDIHVLGYRG, from the coding sequence ATGTACGCAGTAATCTTTGGAAAGAATCCTTCACTCAGCAGGGCGGAGTTTTACAGTTTCGCCCGCAGATTTGATCTTAAAGTTAGGATAACCGATGAATATCGAAACTGGCTACTCTTTGAGTCGAAGGCTGATGTGAACCGCTACTTCCACTGGCTCGGAGGTTCTCTGAAGCTCGTCAAAATCATCGGCGAAGGAGAGGAAGCGATAAAAGAACTGGAATACTCCAGGCTCTTCACAGTCAGCCTCTACGGGAGGAGCGACTGGAAGCTGTGGAGGAAGCTCGGGAGCGAGATAAAGAGGGAGTTCAGGGAGGAAGGGCCAGCAAAGTTCTTCAAGCCGGCAAAGACCTACGCGATGCCGGCGGAGCTTATTCTAAAGGGTTTTCCGGATGTTAAGGACTTTGTCTTCCTCTTTAGGGAAGACGGGAGCTTCCTCGTCGGCGAGACGGTTAAGGTGACTGACCCCTTCGAGCTGAAGAAGCTCGACGTCGAGAGGCCGGTTCAAAAGCCAATCCTCTCAATACCCCCTAGGCTCGCGAGGATAATGGTTAACCTGACGGAGGTCAGAAAAGGGGCCTTTCTCGACCCGTTCTGCGGCATCGGCACGGTTGTCCAGGAGTTCGTCCTGCAGGGGCTTTCGGCTTACGGGAGCGACCGCGACAAAGGGCAGATCAAAGCGGCAAAGAAGAACCTTGCCTGGCTCAGGAAGGAGTTCCACTTGAAAAACTCGGCCCATCTTGAGGTCTGCGATGCAAGGAAGCTGAAGCGCTGCTTCAGGAAACGCTTTGATGCCATAGTCACAGAGCCATACCTAGGAAAGCCGCTCAAGAGACATCCGAGCAGGGGAGAGGCGATAAAGCTGGCCAACGAGCTCGATCGCTTCTATTACTCCGTCTTCGAGAGCTTTGCGGATGTGCTGAAAAGAAACGGAAAAGTTGTCTTCGTCTTTCCAGCCTACAAGCTGAGCGGCGGTGGGATATACAGGAAGGAAAGGAAGTGGCTCGGGAATCTCGGCTTCGAAGTCCTTGGGAAATACCTAGACTACGAGGAGAGGCACCGCTTAGTTAGAGACATTCACGTGCTGGGGTACCGGGGATAA
- a CDS encoding prenyltransferase produces the protein MLSLLTSEIIDTVEVIRDPYLRATTYAKIGERLARVKDAKFKLVFLKAIETAKEIEDPVKMFRALLSIGYSMKKANLRSAKKIYQRVMEDSRELPGPVRDDLMALAARYMLGLGEISEAVIYAMEIKNPELRDTVLLQIIRRNTSLIGTERVRVAYRIRKSKMALEHISTEPFRSKALIEIMKSYFLMGSYENGIATVSQIAQMEWAKYAFKEALFFLKEHGVIEKYVANLKSLARELVEKFGDDFKIELGVAFALAGEPVEAADLVRKLGGKEALTEVALKLLEIAPRYLPPFIRALNEIEATEVGKAILNRFLEKPSEGDWETVRAIWERSRSEELKVKIARYTLVKGDLDGAMRIADTITDEKLRSIVLADISHRLLKMGDVSRAIDVAMEVRDPKFSSILIAEILIGALDREIEAKVVVNGKAKNHA, from the coding sequence GTGCTTTCATTGCTAACCTCTGAAATAATCGACACCGTTGAAGTCATACGCGATCCTTACCTGCGGGCGACGACGTACGCTAAAATCGGGGAGCGGCTCGCAAGGGTGAAGGACGCGAAGTTCAAGCTCGTTTTTCTAAAGGCCATCGAGACGGCCAAGGAGATTGAAGACCCCGTTAAGATGTTCCGGGCTCTTCTATCAATAGGGTATTCGATGAAAAAGGCCAACCTCCGTTCGGCCAAAAAGATCTACCAGCGCGTTATGGAAGACTCCAGGGAGCTCCCCGGCCCCGTGAGGGATGATCTCATGGCCCTAGCGGCCCGCTACATGCTCGGACTCGGGGAGATAAGCGAGGCGGTAATCTACGCCATGGAGATCAAGAACCCCGAGCTCAGGGACACTGTCCTGCTCCAGATAATAAGGAGAAACACCTCACTGATAGGGACCGAGAGGGTCAGAGTGGCGTACAGGATAAGAAAGAGCAAGATGGCCCTTGAACACATCTCAACCGAGCCCTTCCGCTCAAAGGCCCTGATCGAGATAATGAAATCCTACTTCCTCATGGGCAGCTATGAGAACGGGATAGCAACAGTGAGCCAGATAGCCCAGATGGAATGGGCCAAGTACGCCTTCAAGGAGGCCCTGTTTTTCCTCAAGGAGCACGGGGTCATAGAAAAGTACGTTGCAAACCTCAAGTCACTCGCGAGAGAGCTGGTGGAGAAGTTCGGGGACGATTTCAAGATAGAGCTCGGCGTTGCCTTTGCCCTGGCTGGAGAGCCGGTGGAGGCCGCGGATTTGGTGAGAAAGCTCGGTGGAAAGGAAGCGCTGACTGAAGTGGCGCTTAAACTCCTGGAGATAGCCCCGAGGTACCTGCCCCCATTCATCCGCGCCCTGAACGAGATCGAAGCCACTGAAGTGGGCAAAGCCATCCTCAACAGGTTCCTTGAGAAGCCCTCGGAGGGGGACTGGGAGACAGTCAGGGCCATATGGGAGCGCTCAAGGAGCGAGGAGCTGAAGGTGAAGATAGCCCGCTACACCCTCGTGAAGGGAGACCTGGACGGGGCAATGAGGATCGCCGATACAATAACGGACGAGAAGTTGCGCTCCATAGTGCTAGCCGACATCTCCCACAGGCTCCTCAAGATGGGGGACGTCTCCAGGGCCATAGACGTTGCCATGGAGGTTAGGGATCCGAAGTTCTCATCCATACTGATAGCGGAGATCCTGATAGGGGCCCTAGACAGGGAGATAGAGGCCAAGGTGGTCGTCAATGGAAAGGCTAAGAACCATGCTTAA
- a CDS encoding secondary thiamine-phosphate synthase enzyme YjbQ — MLFSFEVPTRERFQVVDITDEVQRAVWKGKLKHGIAVVFTRHTTTGLMINEPESGLLEDFKEKMKELIPKGVGYKHDRIDHNAHSHLRAGLFLNTELVIPVDEGELLLGTWQRILFVELDGPRHRRVSVMLCPCREYPEEE; from the coding sequence GTGCTCTTCAGCTTTGAGGTTCCAACACGGGAGAGGTTTCAGGTCGTTGACATCACGGACGAGGTGCAGAGAGCGGTCTGGAAAGGGAAGCTCAAACACGGGATAGCGGTTGTCTTCACCCGACACACCACAACGGGTCTTATGATTAACGAACCAGAAAGCGGCCTTCTAGAGGACTTCAAAGAGAAAATGAAGGAGCTGATTCCAAAGGGGGTCGGCTACAAACACGACAGGATAGACCACAACGCCCACTCCCACCTCAGGGCGGGGCTGTTCCTGAACACGGAACTCGTCATTCCAGTGGACGAGGGGGAGCTCCTCCTCGGAACCTGGCAGAGGATACTCTTCGTTGAACTCGACGGCCCGAGGCACAGAAGGGTCTCAGTGATGCTCTGCCCCTGCAGGGAGTACCCAGAGGAAGAGTGA
- a CDS encoding immunoglobulin-like domain-containing protein encodes MRVVKVPGNERIGVVPYGSVPEVELDIEIVPKKGELIVRVTNPNTVKVETTNEIELYEKSTGFWRKLDPGIVFIERRIVLVPGETYEQRLPVDLEPGRYRLVKFAYVGGAKVKVEKEFRV; translated from the coding sequence ATGAGGGTAGTAAAGGTTCCCGGCAATGAAAGGATCGGGGTTGTCCCATACGGATCCGTTCCAGAGGTCGAGCTGGACATAGAGATCGTGCCCAAGAAGGGGGAGCTGATAGTTCGGGTTACCAACCCCAACACGGTGAAGGTCGAGACGACCAACGAGATCGAGCTCTACGAGAAGAGCACTGGGTTCTGGAGGAAGCTCGATCCGGGGATAGTCTTCATAGAGCGCAGGATAGTGCTGGTACCCGGGGAAACCTACGAGCAGAGGCTTCCCGTGGATCTGGAGCCCGGGAGGTACAGGCTGGTGAAGTTCGCCTACGTCGGGGGGGCGAAGGTAAAGGTTGAGAAGGAGTTCAGGGTTTAG